Genomic DNA from Panthera uncia isolate 11264 chromosome E3, Puncia_PCG_1.0, whole genome shotgun sequence:
TTCTGGGGAACCCCCTGCCTCGGAGACTGGTCAGGCCTTACCAGAGCCAAGTAAGCCTTGGTGACACGGCGCTCCTTGAAGCACTTGTAAGCGCTGCCCGCTGCAGCcttgttcaaggccacacagAGGGCCCCGCTGGTGGAGAAGTCCAACTGGTGGCAGAACCTGGCATGGGGCAGCGGATCAGGGGTGGCTAGACGGGGGGTGGCCACTTCCCTCCCGCAGAGGCCGCTGGGGGCCACCAGTGCCTGGCCTCTGCACACCTGAACCCATAGTAGGTGTCAGGGTCCGCTAACTCCGGGAAGCGGAGGCGCAGCTGCTTCTGGAGGGTGGGGGTCTCACGCCACATCCTACTGTCGATGCGCAGGTCCCAGTGCTTGTTCACCACCAGGAAATCCTGGCTCTGGTACACCACCGACAGGCTCTCCACTGGGCCTGCTTCCATGCTGGCGCCTGCAACGCACGGGGGTCCACGGGAAGTACGGCGCACGTCAGCGTCCTGCGCAATTGGCGTGTACATCCCTGTTCTCCAGGGTCCCCGGCGTGAAGCTACTGACGCGGCGTCCGCACGCACTAGATCCCTTTCTACTCTCACTTCTCAGCTGTGACTGTGGGGTTGTCCGACCCAAACGCAGAGCCCGGAAGAAGCAGTCTCGCGCCTCAGCCCACCCCCGCGGACCCCTCCGGGGCAGTCCTCCAACGCGCGACAGGAGCCGCTTGCCgagaggggaggggccaagagaggagCTGCCGGGCCCCCCCCCTACCACCCCCCCGGCGGCCGTGGCGCCCAGCGAGGGCGGCCATCTCCGCCCTCATCCCCCGCCCCGAAGCAGATACAATCCTCCCCGGCAGCCCCCGACCCCCGCGTCTGATGGGCACCGGCCTACGGGTTCTGGGAGCCCTTCCCGCAGCCTGCCCCGCCCCTACATCGGACCGACCTGCAGCTTAGCCGCGCCGCCCCGGCCCGCGAGGCAGCTGCAGGGCGCCGGCTCCAGCACCACGTCCCCGCACCTGGCGGCCCAGCGACCCCGCAGCCGCGCCTCACGGGACCTGCCGGAGCGCGCAGCCCTGCCCACGCCCCGCCCACGCCCCGCCCACGCCCCGCGCACGCCCCGGACGGGCGGCCGTGAGGGCCAATGGTGAGCGCCCAGGACCTCCGCTTCGACTCCGGCGCGTCTGCTCAGCCCGGCGCTCTCCCCGCCCTCGTCGCAGACGGGCGGGCGTGCCGGCCAATGGTGAGCGCCCGAGGCCACGGCGCTGGCTCGGCCCCGCCCGGCCTGCGCGCGCAGCCCCGCCTCCGCCCCGCTCCTCCCGGTGGCCAATGGCGAGAGCCGCCGGGCACGCCGGCCATTGATTGGCGGCGCCGGGACGCGAGGGGCGGGAACGGCGCGCAGCACCGGCGGCCGCGCGGGAGGTTCGGAGCGGCGGGTTGGTGCAGCGTGAGCGGGCGCCATGGGAGACCCCGAGCGCGAGCTGGGGGGCGGCCAGGACGACTTCTACAGCCAGTTTGCGGCCGAGCTCGAGGTGTTGGCCGAACTGGAAGGTGGGCGTGGGCCCCGCCCCGGCCTCGTCCCCCTAGTCCTGGAGGGCTGGTCGGAGGAGGGGAGGCGGCGGGGGACCCGGAGGCTGGAGCGAGCTCAGGCGGGGGCGTATCGGAGCGAGAAGGGCCCTCCAGCGCCCCAGGCCGCGGGAGCTGTTGCCTGTACAGGCTGACCTGGCGCCGCTGCTGTCAACCTTCTCTCCCGGCAGGGACAGCCACCCCGTCGCCCTCCAGGGGTCCCTGGCCCGCAGTGTGTCGGTCCCGGCTGACATTCGAGGAGGCCGTTGCTGGAGGGGACGCTGCCACTCATTGCTCTCCAGGCGGACCTCCAGGGAACCACAAAGGCAGTGCCAGGAAGAGGCAGCTGGCCGATCATGACCCCAGGGACGGGGCCTTGCCCCCCAGTATGTCCTCAGAGCCCCAAGGCATAAGGGTGGGGTGTGAGGCTTGGCAAGAGCTTCTGAAACTTTCGActttctccccagcccccagggtcAAACGGCTCAGGCTGGAAGTCGTGAAGAAGCTGAACTTCAGACCTGAGCAAATGGAAGAGCTGCCCCTTCCTGACTCGCCTGCTGGGCACATCACCCCCCCACCGAGTCCGGAGATCCCCCCTGAACTGTGGGGCAAAGGGTGTGTGGCTCGGGGCACAGATGCCCCAGGGATTTTGGGAGGGTCCCAGGTTTTGGGAGGCTTGGGGCTGAGTGTGTGTGGGAGGAATGTATAGTCAAGAGTAGATCTGAGTTTCTCCTGCCGTGGTCACAGGAGGTGAGTGTCCCCAGGTCAGCATCTGTCCCTTCCTAGGCCCTTGGATGCTGGTGCTGATGTGGGTCCCCTTCAGGCCTCTCCAGCAGCTCGAAATCCTGTCCTGAGGCGGCCCCCTGTCCTGGAGGACTATGTCAGTGTGACCTCCACTGGTGGCTGCCGGGCTTTTCTGGTGCTGCGGGGTGACCCCGTGGGCACAGGGGTGCAGGTGAGTGTTGTGTGGCCACAAGTGGGGGTGAGAGGCTGGCAACAGCCTTCCTGCAGGGTTGGCGGGCTCGGGTGCTGTCCAGGAAAGGGTCCTAGACATCATATCAACCCTCAGACCCTGGGGACCCCTCAGGAAGTTCATGTGACCTGCAGTTATCCACCTGTGAGCGCCTGTTTCACTGTCCCCTTCCTGTGgtgtctcttttccctttctctgatgTTTTAacctttaccttttttctttaaagctatcTCCATCCCAGTGCATTTTCTCTTTAGGATTTTTGTTTGGAGATGTGGTTTGTCCTTGTGTTGGTCTGTTGTCAGTCGAAAACGCCACCTGGGTCCTTGAGCACTGACGAGAGAGGGTCTGTGGGTGGTTGTGTTCTGAGAGATGACAAATGGTGTCCTCGTTTCCCTGCAGAACCCTTTCCTTGATATCTGGTGGCGAGGCCGTGGCCAGCTGGACCTGTTGGGTGTGTCCTTCGCGTCCCTGAAGGAGCAGGTCGACAACGAGGTGGGATTTGTCGGGAGAAGGGTAGCTCTGGGGTGACTGTGTGCTGGAGACTCGCTGATCCCGTCTCTGCTGTTTGCACAGCGGAGGCAGCAACTGCTTGAGGAGGCCCGTCAGCTCTCAGACACGCTTCGCAGGTGACACGGTGGGCCCTTCCAGCCCTGGGACCCTTACCGGCTCTTGGACTGCTGATCTCCAGCCTGTAGTCGGCGGGGGGTGTGCAGTCCCTCTACTCGCCCggcagctcagggcatgatgttctccagcctcagctctgaggaggtgggagaggaggtcCAGACTTCGGAGGCCCCTGAGGAAGAGCTGGCTGACAGCCAAGACGACTCCCAGCACTGCCTCTGGGTGGATGAGTTCGCACCCCGGTGCTACACGGAGCTTCTTAGCGATGACGTGAGACCTCGCTCTCTTGTTCCCGTTCAAGCGTGACTGATTTCTTTGTTGCCCCAGAGTTGCTCTTGTCAGCTTGAAGGACCTTGGGAGGGCGGAGAGGGTTTCGATTTGCGCTTTGGAGCTGTAtgtggggaagctgaggccagcATGGGGCTGGCGTTCTGGAAGTCCCCTGCGACCTGGGCTGGGGGTCCAGGGCTCCCcctgcctgcagcctgtttccttccccactgtCCCAGCAGCTGATGCTGGAACACGCGGGACAGTCGGGTCTCCTGAGGGAGTTAGGTGGTAGGGATGGAGGTCCTGGTGTGTGCCTCGCTCTGTCACTCACCGGCAGGGTGACCTGTTCCTTAGCTTCCACATTCCCGTGTGTCTCTCGGGGCTTGGGACCGCAGGCTGACGTGAAGGGCGGGCACGGGGAGTCCTTGGCGCTGGCGGTTCCTCCAGGCCACGCTTCCCGTCCCGCAGTTCACTAACCGCTGCCTCCTCAAGTGGCTGAAGCTGTGGGACCTGGTGGTGTTCGGCCGAGAGAGGCCTGCGAGGAGGCCCAGACCCGGTCTGGAGCTGGCCCGCGGTGGCAAGGAGGCCACGACCTCCGGCAAATGGAAAAGCCACGAGCAGGTGCTAGAGGACATGCTGGAGGCTGACCTGGACCCGAGCCGGCGGCCCCGGCAGAAGGTGAGCCCCACCTGGCCGTGCCACACACGTGTCTGAGCCCGGGGGCTGTGCTCTCGGGTGGCCAGCGCGCGTGCGGCCTCTGGGGGCCTCTGTCTCCGTGGCTGAGGGCGTCATAGCGCCAGGCTGTTGGCACGGAACGTCGGCGCCGTGAGTTGGAATTTGAGCGTGCTTTAACGACCCGGTCGAAGTCTGCCTTTCGGAGGACCGCGTACCTTTCCAGGACGCTCACGGTGACGGCGGGTGGTTTCTGGGGGTCAGTTGCACTAGCAGCGTCTGTGTCCCTGTCCGATCTCCTCGCTGCTGGTCTCGGGCGTCGTCGTCTCCGACTCTGAAGCGGTAGGCGGGAAGCCAAGCGCGCTGAGTGTGGTCTGTGCTTGTGTGCTCGCCACGGTGGGCTTGGGGCACATCCCTTAGGAGTGAGCCTCACGGGACGGGAGTTTCAGcctcgggggcggggcgggggctccGCGGCGGTACGGGTGGTAGCCTGTCTTCATCCGGCCTGTCTCCGCCGTAGGTGGCGCTGCTGTGTGGCCCCCCGGGGCTGGGCAAGACCACCCTGGCTCACGTGATTGCGCGGCAAGCTGGTTACTGCGTGGTGGAGTTGAATGCGAGGTACGTGCCAGGCCTCCGGTCTGTTCTGACTCCCCCGAAACCGTGGTGGGCCAGAGGTGGGGCTTGGTCCCGGGGTCTTGGGCGGTGGAGTTCGTGCTTTGGCTGGACTCGCTGGGACGCGGGGTGGTCCTGTCACGGGGTAGCCTCTAGCTGTAGGCCTGGTGGCCCAGTCCTGGGAGCCTGTGCTGCCAGGGACCCCGATCGCTCCCCTGATGGCCCCACCTCTGGCCTCACTGGTTCCAGTGACGACCGCAGCCCTGAGGCCTTCCGCACGTGCATCGAGGCGGCCACGCAGATGGAGTCGGTGCTGGGTGCTGGCGGGAAACCCAACTGTCTGGTCATCGATGAGATCGACGGGGCCCCTGTGGTGGGCCTCCTGGGCGCCCCagtgggtgggcaggtgggccGGCGACGGGCTAGGGCTCACCGTGTCCTCCGCCCATACCCCAGGCCGCTGTCAACGTTCTTCTGAGCATCCTGGATCGCAAGGGCCCGCAAGAAGCAGAGTCTGGGGGTCTGGCTGTTCCCACAAGTGGGGGACGGCGACGCCGGGCTGAGGGGGGACTCCTGATGAGGCCCGTCATCTGCATTTGCAATGaccagtgagtgggggagagcagagggccCCTGGGAGGGtgccgcaccccacccccacccccacccccagccgccGCCTTTGCCCTTGGGGGCGGGTGTGTGCCCGTGTCTGCCCCCTACAGGTTTGTGCCCTCCTTGCGGCAGCTGAGGCAGCAGGCCTTTCTTCTCCACTTTCCGCCCACACTGTCTTCCAGGCTCGTGCAGCGGCTACAAGAGGTGGGTGAGGGCTGTGGTGGGGAATACGCAACCGGGGGGCCATGTGGCCAGCTATGGGGTGGGGGGACGCCGCGCCTGTCCTGGTCCCCTCTCGCATCCAGGCCCCATCCCCTAGCTGAC
This window encodes:
- the CHTF18 gene encoding chromosome transmission fidelity protein 18 homolog, which codes for MGDPERELGGGQDDFYSQFAAELEVLAELEGTATPSPSRGPWPAVCRSRLTFEEAVAGGDAATHCSPGGPPGNHKGSARKRQLADHDPRDGALPPTPRVKRLRLEVVKKLNFRPEQMEELPLPDSPAGHITPPPSPEIPPELWGKGPLDAGADVGPLQASPAARNPVLRRPPVLEDYVSVTSTGGCRAFLVLRGDPVGTGVQNPFLDIWWRGRGQLDLLGVSFASLKEQVDNERRQQLLEEARQLSDTLRSLSSEEVGEEVQTSEAPEEELADSQDDSQHCLWVDEFAPRCYTELLSDDFTNRCLLKWLKLWDLVVFGRERPARRPRPGLELARGGKEATTSGKWKSHEQVLEDMLEADLDPSRRPRQKVALLCGPPGLGKTTLAHVIARQAGYCVVELNASDDRSPEAFRTCIEAATQMESVLGAGGKPNCLVIDEIDGAPVAAVNVLLSILDRKGPQEAESGGLAVPTSGGRRRRAEGGLLMRPVICICNDQFVPSLRQLRQQAFLLHFPPTLSSRLVQRLQEISLRRGMQADPGALAALCEKTDSDIRACVNTLQFLHGRGRRQLSVQVVQTTRVGLKDQRKGLFSVWQEVFQLPRAQRQRWGQNLALIPHTLLLGDGPTGLGPRPAEVPLTATSQRFYHILHVAASAGEHEKVVQGLFDNFLRLRLRDSSLGAVCAALDWLAFDDLLSRAAHHGQSFRLLRYLPFLPAAFHLLFASSHVPRIAFPSSQQEAQNRTSRTQNLIQTLVSGLTPATRSRAAPQALVLDVLCLLLDILAPKLRPVSTQLYSTREKQQLAGLVGTMLAYSLTYRQERMPDGHYVYRLEPNVEEVCRFPELPARKPLTYQAKQLIAHEIEMEKMRRAEALARAGDSYQAEEGPQGVAGEKGTQPPASRSHEEQRLERILKKAALEEQPERDFFGRVVIKRAPALNAGDVAPDTDATEWRIGTAVGRSDVWFRFKEGVSNAVRRSLHIRDLL